Genomic DNA from Streptomyces sp. GS7:
TTCTACTCGCACCGCTTCGATCCGGACACCCCGCTGGAGGAGACGATGGGCGCGCTGGCGTCCGCCGTCCAGCAGGGCAAGGCGCTCTACGTCGGCGTCTCGTCGTACAACGCCGAGCAGACCCGCGAGGCGGCCCGGCTGCTGCGCGGCATGGGCGTGCGCCCGCTGATCCACCAGCCCTCGTACTCGATGATCAACCGCTGGATCGAGGACGACGGGCTGCTGGACACGCTGGCCGACGAGGGCATGGGCTGCATCTCCTTCGCCCCGCTGGCACAGGGGATGCTCACCGACAAGTACCTGAACGGCATCCCCGAGGGTTCACGCGCCTCCCAGGGCAAGTCCCTGGACCCGAACCTGCTCTCCGACGAGGTGGTCCGCCGGCTGCGCGGCCTCGACGAGATCGCCCGGCGCCGCGGGCAGTCCCTGGCGCAGCTCGCGCTGAACTGGGTGCTGCGCGACGAGCGGATGACCTCGGCGCTGATCGGCGCCAGCAGCGTCGCCCAGCTGGAGGCCAACGTGGCGGCCCTCGACGGACCCAAGATCACGGATGACGAGCTCGCCGAGATCGACGCGTTCGCGCGCACCACCGAGGGCGTCAACATCTGGGCCCGCCGGAGCTGAGGCCCCGGAGCCGAGCGGACGCCCGCCGGGCCGGTGGGCGCAGGTTTTCAGCCAGTTTCGGCCAGGTTCCGGAGGCGGCCCCGGGGCGGGCAAAAAAAGCGGGCCGGTCCGTGGGGGGGATACGGACCGGCCCGAGGGGGGGTTTCCACCATAACCCCACGAGAGGGGTGCTTCGTGCATCGCGGGGGCTCGCGGCGTGGCTCGGGACGGCGGCGGGAGGGGGCCGCGGCGCTCAGCGGGCCGCCGCGGCGCCCAGAAGAAGGCCGCAGAAGGCGCCGATGATCATGAAGGGGCCGAAGGGCATGGTCGTGTTCCGGCCGGAGCGGCGGGTGAGCAGCAGTCCCGCGCCGTAGAGGGCGCCCAGCAGGATCCCCGCCGCGCCCCCGGTGATCAGCGTGCGCCAGCCGTACCACCCAAGGGCGACCCCCAGCCCGATCGCGAGCTTGACGTCGCCCAGGCCGATACCGGACGGGTTGGCGAGATGGAGGACGAGGTAGCCGGCGGCGAGCGCGGCGCCGGCGAGCAGCGCGCGGAGCCAGGGGCCGGGCGCGCCGGCGTACCAGGCGGCGAGGCCGAGGGCCAGTGCGAGGAGTGCGGCCAGGGGGAGGGTCAGTACGTCCGGGAGGCGGCGCACCCGCCAGTCGACGATCGCCAGCAGTACGGCCACCGGTGCCGTCAGCAGCCACGCGGCGAGTTCCGGGCGGGCGCCCGCGACCGCCGCCAGGGCCGCGCAGACCAGCGCACCGGCCGCCGCCGTCGGCAGCGCGCCGGGCCCGTACGGCGCCCGGCAGGCCGGGCAGCGGCCGGTGCCCAGCCAGCCCCGCAGCGCTCCGGTGATCGGATGGCCCGCGGGGCAGCCCGCGCGCCAGTCGTCCTCCGGTTCCACGGACATCCGGTGCGCGGGCCGCGGCAGGAGCAGCCCGGCGGCGGCCCCGTAGGCGGCGGCGAGAATCATCAGCGTGAGGGACACCGGTCGACCCTAGAGCGCGCGGGTTGATAGAACGGCGGGCATGGTGCGCGGGGAGGACGGCCGGGGTGTCCTGTACGGGGCGGACGTTGCGGTTCCGGTGGAGGTCGCGGCCTCGTACCGGGCCCGTACGCGGGGGCTGTTGGGCCGGGACGGGGTCGCCGGGGCGCTGCTGCTGACGCCGGCGAGCGGGGTGCACACCTTCGGGATGCGGTTCGCGATCGATGTCGCGTATCTGGGGCGGGATTTCACGGTGCTGGGTGTACGGACCATGCGGCCGGGGCGGTTGGGGCGCCCGCGGTTGCGGGCGCGGCACGTGCTGGAGGCGGAGGCGGGGGCGATGGCGCGGTGGGGGGTGCGCCGGGGCGTGCGGTTGCGGCTGGCCGCGGAGGGCGGATGAACTCCCCTGGGGCGCCCGCCTGCTGAGCCCTTCCCGGAGGGGAAGGGCTTCACCTGCGTACAGGCGGCGCAGGCGGCGGGCATCGTCACGAGCCGGTGCCGCGCGGGAAGCTGACCTCGACGCGGCGGTTCTTCCTGCGGCCTTCCTCGGTGCTGTTGTCGGCGATCGGGTACTGCTCGCCGTAGCCGCGGATCTGGAAGGTGACCGACGAGCCCAGGTCGTCGGCCAGTTCGCGCTGGACGGCGTTGGCCCGCTGCTTGGAGAGGACCAGGCCGTGGGCGGCGGAGCCGAGGTTGTCGGTGAAGCCGAACACCCGCAGGTTGGTGGCGTGCTGCTTCTTGGCCTCGTCGGCGATGGCGCCGATCCGGGACAGCGCGTCCGGCGACAGCTCGGCGCTGTCCTTGCTGAAGAGGACCTCGGCCTGGAGCGCGAAGGTCACGTTGTCGTTGGTGTCCTGGCGGCGCTCGGAGCCGTCGTCGGTCTCGACGACGGACTTGATGTTGAGGACCTTGGGCGGGGCGAGCTTGGCGCCCTGGACCATCCGCAGGTTGGGGTTGGTGGGGTCGATGCGTACGGGTGCGTCGGTGCCCTCGGTGATGCCGGGCGGGTCGGCGTGCGCGGCCGGGGCGGTGAGCGCAACGGTCAGCAGGAGCGCGGCGGTGGCCGTGAGGGCCGTACGGGAGGCGGTCATCGGCGGCGGCTCAATCCGTGATCTGGACGGTGGCCGGGGGCATCGTCGGCAGCTGGAAGTCGACCTCGGTGACCTTGGCGGGCGGCGCCGGGAACTGCGCGAAGACAGGCCGGCTGGCGCCCGGCATGAGGCCGCTGAGGCCGGTCGTGCAGAGGCATTCGCCGGTGGTGTCGCGCAGGACCAGATAGCGCTTCTTGCCGGCCTTGTCGACGAGGGTGGCACCGGAGATGGACGAACGGGACTTCAGCTCGGTCTCGTTGGAGCGCCAGCCGATGGCGTTGAAGGGGCGGGTGCCGTGGTTGGTGACGGTCCCGTTGACGGTGACGAAGCCGCCGGAGTCGCGGATGGCGGAGTGCAGGGTGACCACTATGCCGTCCGCGCCCTTCATCTCGCCGATGACCTTGGCGGAGTCGGCCGCGGGGCTGCCGGCGCCGTCGTCCTTCGAGGCGGAGGCGTGGGCCGCCGGCTTCCTGCCGTCCGGCGCCTGCCCACCACCGTCGTCGCCACCACCGCAGCCGGCCGCGACGAGAGCCAGGCCGACCGCGCTCGCCAGGGCGACCGCTCCCCTGGCGGCCTTGCTCGTGAGCCGAATGCTCATGGATGGGTTCCTTTGATCGTGAGGTCGGGGGTGTCCGTGGGGCGCTCGGGCGGCTCACTGCGCCAGACGTACGGAGAACAGGTCGGCGGCAGCGGGGAGATCGCGGGGGTGTGCGGGGTCGAGCGTCCAGCCCTTGCCGTCGCAGGTCAGGGCGATCGGGGCGGACCCGGTGCCCTTGCCGTCGCCGGTGGGTGTGGGGGTGGGCGTGGGAGCCGGCAGCGTGCCGGGCGGGGGCGTGGGCGCGCCGAGGGTGCAGCGGGGCTCGACGATCGCCTTCGCGCGGGCCGCGGCGTGTTCGTCCTCGGTGCCCGGAATGACCGAACGCCCCACTGCGTTGAGGGTCTTGACGGTGACCGCGAAGGAGGTGGGCCAGGAGTCCGGGGTGCACGACGAGACCGCGGCGTCGTTGCGTCCGGCGTACCAGTCCGCGCTGCGGCAGGCCGCCGCGGAGGGGGCGCCGCGGCCGTTGAGGAGGTCCTGCCAGGCGGTGGGGTCGCCGGTGCTGTTGCGCAGCGCGTCGAGGAAGCTCGTGCCGAGCTCCTCGCGGTATTTCTGGCCGGCGGCGAGCGCGGCGGCGTCGGCGGCGGTCTGGGCGCCGTTGCGGGTGGCCGCCGCCTGGCCGACGGCGAAGAAGGCGAGCGCGAGGAAGAGCAGGCCCCCGATCGCGACGATGTAGATCGGCAGGGTCTGCCCCGCGTCGCGCCGGCGGCGGCGCGTGAGGGTGCCCGGCACGGGAGTGGCGGCGGCCGCGCCTAGATTCCGACGACGTCGGAGATCTTGTTGGCGATGGCGTTCGCGATCTGGCTGCCGAAGTCCGTGGTCGACAGGACCAGGACGATCGCCACGACCACCGCGATGATGCCGAGGTACTCGATCGAGGTCTGTCCCCGGTCGTCGTTCCCCACGATCCGCTTCGCCATCGTCTTCCCCTCCATGGGCCGCCGTCCCGATCTGGTCCGGCTGGTCTGCCCCCGTGGCCCCGGCGCGGTCGTCCGCGCGCGCGACACGAGAAAAGTACGCCGGAACAGCGTTCCCGGAACAGGGATTCCGAACCTCATCCTCGCTCGAAACCACGAGCGGTGGGTACACCGGCGCGTTTCGGCCACTGCACGGCACCTCAGCCACCCCCGTTCCCCCTCCGGAACCACCTGACACGTCTCTCAGTGCCCCGGCGTCCCTGCCCATGCGGTCCGGCCGGCCCCTCCGCACCCCTGTACGAGCGGTCCCGCCCGGCGCCTCCACTGTGGCACAACTCGTTGCGCTTGCGAAGGCGTTGGCGAGAAGCGGGCTCCGTGACCGTCCTCATCCGGCCGCGTACGGGGCCGCGCCGGCGAGCGTGTACGCCAGTCCCCCGCAGTCGTCGCCCCCGGACGGGTCGGGGGCGTAGAGCGCCCACACCCCGAACGCCTCCAGGAACAGCGGCAGTACGCCCAGGATCACAAAGGCCAGCGCGAGCGCGGAGGCCCGGGTCCCCTGGGGCCGCCAGCCTCTGCGGACCGCGCCGCGGGACAGTGCGACATAGCCCGCCGGCGCCGCGAGGCCGCAGGCCAGACCGGCCCAGGCGGCGATGTGCATCCGCAAGGACGGGCCGAAGTAGTGGCAGTCGTGGAACGTGTCGTGGTCGAAGACGGCGGCCTGGAGGACGACGCAGGCGACACCGAGCAGGACCAGGCCGGGCACGCCGAAGCCGGTCCAGCGGCGCCAGGCGGCGGAGGGGGACGTGGCGGAGGATGCGGTGGGGGACGCGGTGGAGTGCACGGCTCAGCGTCCCATCAGGGAGCCGAAGTTGGTGCCGGAACCGAGGAAGAAGCCGGCGATGAGCAGGATCATCGTGGCCGGGACCATGAACGTGGTGACGACCATGGTCGCCTTGGGGACCGCGCGGGCGGCCCGCCGGCGGGCGTTCTGGGCGTCCGTACGGCGCATGTCGTCGGCGATCTGGATCAGCGTCTCGACGATCGGCGAGCCCAGCTCCTCGCCCTGCTGGAGGGCGGTGACGAACTGCGCGACCTGTTCGGAGTCGTTGCGTTTGCGCAGTTCCTCGAAAGCGGCGCGGCGGCTGACGCCCATGTCCATCTGCCGCAGGGTGATGCGGAGTTCGTCGGCCCAGGGGCCCTCGTACTTCTCGGCGACCCGGTCGAGTGCCTGCCGGAACCCCAGCCCCGCGCTCACCACGACGGCCAGCACATCCAGAAAGTCCGGAAGCGTGCGTTCGATGGTGTCCTTGCGCTGCCGGATCGCCGCCCAGATGCCGACCTCGGTCCAGAACAGGCCGAACAGGACCATCAGCACGCCCAGCAGCGGCTGGCCGCGCAGGAACATCACCAGCGCCCCGAAGAAGCCCAGCGCCCCGTAGACGGCCCGGCGGGCGGCGTAGCGGTCGACGGTCAGCCCGCCGGGGTTGCCCGCGAGGTCGATCCGCCGGCGGACCCTGGCGACCCGCTTGTCGCCCATCAGCCGCAGGACGAGCGGCGCGTAGCGCATCCCGGTGCGGTCCACGGCCGAGCCGACGGCCGTCGTGCGGGTCGAGCCGACCTCCAGGGACAGTGCGAGGTCGGGCGGGAGCCGGGCCTCGCGGCGGTAGAGCGCGACACCGCAGCAGATACCGGCGACCGAGAGGGCGAGGGCGAGGGCCAGCAGTGTTCCGAGTGTCATGGCGATACCGGCTTCTGTACCTGGGCGTCGGGGGACGGGGCTTCGGGAGGGCGCTACACGTCGATCTTGGAGAGGCGGCGGATGAAGAAGAAGCCGAGCCCGTAGAGGACGAAGGCCGCCACGACCGCGAGCTGGCCGAGGAAGGACGAGGTCATCCGGTCGATGGCGCCCGGGGCGATGCGGTTCATCAGCAGCAGGGTGCCGATGCCGAGCAGCGGGACGACGTACGCGGTGACCACGACCTGGGAGAGCTGGGTGCGGACCTCGCGGCGGGTCTCCTTGCGCTCCTCCAGGGTCTTGGTGAGGTTGCGCAGCGATCCGACGACGGTGCCGCCGGCGCGGTTGGCCAGCACCAACGTGGTGACCAGGACGACCAGTTCGCGGGAGGGCAGCCGTTCGGCCAGCTCGCCCAGGGCCTCGTCGACGGAGTGGCCGACGGCGAGCTTGTCGGCGACCTTCGCCAGCTCCTCGCCGGCCGGGGCCTCCAGTTCCTCGGCGGCCATCCCCAGGGCGGTGCGCAGCGCCAGGCCGGCCTGGGTGGCGTTGGCGAGGATCCTGGACAGCTCGGGGAGCTGGTTGATGAACTTCTCGATCCGCTTCTGCCGCTGCCAGTTGAGGAAGGCGAACGCGGCCCAGACCGCGACCAGCGCGGCGATCGGACCGAAGAAGGGGGCGAGGACGGCCTGCGCGACCACCCACAGGACGAGTACCGCGGTGACCATGTAGACGAAGAACTCGCCGGGGGTGAGGTCCAGTCCGGTGGCGGTCAGCCGCAGTTCGAGACGGCGGCCGAAGCGGGTGGTGCGCAGGGTGCGGTCGACGGACGGGAAGCGGCGGCGCCGGCCGGTCACCGGCAGCCGGTGCTCGTCCGCGAGCCGGTCGACGATGGCCTGCCGCTGGGCGCGCCCGGACGCGTACGTCCGCACGCCGGCGATGGCGAGCGCACCGCACAGCACGGTGGCCCCGATGGCGAGCAGGGCGAGGGGGTTCCCGCCGGTCATGTGGTGGCCTTCCGGGTGGCGAGCTGGTCGTCGGTGGCCGCCACGCCGAAGGCCGGCGGGGTGGGCTCACCGGCCATGAAGAGGCGTTCGGCGACCCGGCGGGGCAGCGGGAAGTAGCGGAAGGCGCCGTGCACCACGCGGTCGGCGCCCATCGGCGCGGCCTCGAAGCGGCCGACCGTGACGATCCGGTAGTCCTCGTGGCCGCGCGAGTCGAGGAGGGCGATCTCGCTGATCCGGCGGGAGCCGTCGGCGTGCCGGGTGAGCTGGACGATGCAGTCGACGGCGCTGTTGATCTGGTCGCGCAGCGCCTCGAAGGGGATGCTGACGTCCGACATGGAGGCGAGCGTCTGGAGCCGCATCAGGGCGTCCTCGGCGCTGTTGGCGTGGACGGTGGCGAGCGAGCCGTCGTGGCCGGTGGACATCGCCTGGAGCATGTCGAGGGTCTCCCCGCCACGGACCTCGCCGACGATGATGCGGTCGGGGCGCATGCGCAGGGAGTTGCGGACCAGGTCGCGGATGGTGATCCGGCCCTTGCCCTCGACGTTGGGCGGGCGGGATTCGAGCCGGATGACGTGGCTCTGCTGGAGCTGGAGTTCGGCGGCGTCCTCGACGGTGATGATCCGCTCGCCGTCCGGGATCAGCCCCGAGAGGGCGTTGAGGAGGGTGGTCTTGCCGGCGCCGGTGGCCCCGGAGACCACCACGTTGAACTTGGCGCGCACCAGCCCCGCCAGCAGCATCAGCATCTGCTCGTCGAGCGTGCCGATGCCGATGAGCTCGGCGAGGGTGTAGGCGCGCGGGAAGCGGCGGATGGTGAGGGTGGCGCCGTTGAGGGCCAGCGGCGGGATGATGACGTTGACGCGCTCGCCGGACGGCAGCCGGGCGTCGACCATCGGATGGGACTCGTCCACCCGGCGGTTGACGGTGGACACGATCCGCTCGATGGTCTGCATCAGCTGCTCGTGCGAGGCGAAGCGGACCGGGACCAGCTCGACCCGGCCGGACCGCTCCACGTACACCTGGTCCGGGCCGTTGACCATGATCTCGGTGACCGAGGCGTCTTCGAGGAGCGGTTCGAGCACGCCGAGGCCCAGCGCCTCGTCGACGACCCGGCGGATGAGCTGGGCGCGCTCGGCGGTGGACAGGACCGGGCCCTCGCGGCTGATGATGTGCCCCAGGACGCGCTCCAGCCGCGAGCGGCGCTCCACCGCGGCCAGCGAGGACATCTCGGCAAGGTCGATCTCCTCCAGCAGCTTGGCGCGGTAGACGGCGACCAGATGGCCGTCCTGGCGCGCCTCGCCGGCCGGTTCGGGTGCGACGATCCGGGCTTTCAGGCTCATCGCGGGGGCGCTCCTGTCGTTGTGCGTGGTGGTTGTGCCGACGCTCCGGCCGCTCCTTCGGGGCGGGGCATGGTGGCGGTGCGGCTGGCGGAGCCGAAGTCGGTGCCGGGGACGATCGAGGGGATCTGCACGGTGGCGGTCGCCTGGACCGTGTCGCCCGAGCCGCCGACGGTGATCGAGGCGCGGTCGGCGACCCAGCCGGTCAGCGCGGCCCGGCCGGCGTCCTGCGGATCGGCCTCCCGGTCGGCCCGGTCCATCGAGGCGGTGCGGGCGGCGGCGCGGGCCGCGGTGCCGGCCTGCTGGACGGCGAAGGCGGCGAGGCCCAGTTGGATGACGGCGAGGGCCAGCACGAGCAGGATGGGCAGCACGCCGAGGAACTCGATGGAGGCGGAGCCCCGGTCGCGCCCCCGGGAGCGGGCGCGGCGGCGGGCCGGGGGGCCCGACAGCCGGGCGGGGATACGGGAGTTCCGGGCCATCACCCTCGCGCCTCCTTGGCCGCGCCGGCCGTACCGGTGACCGTCCACGGGAACTGACCGGCGCCCGGGAAGAGCGCCGGGACCCTGATGCGGACCGTCGCCTTCCACAGGCCCGCCTCGGTCCGGCAGTCCGTCTCGGCGCCGTCGTGCCAGGCGCGCGGCAGCTCGTGCTCGGCGGCGGTGCGGCAGGCGCCGGCGCCGCCGCCCTCGGTGGCGGTGGCGGCCCGCGCGCCGCGGTCGGCGGAGTCGGCGGCGAGCGAGTAGGTGTAGCCGACCAGCGCGAACTGCCAGAGCAGCACCAGCACCAGGAGGATCAGCGGGAGGACGCCGAGGAACTCCACCGAGACCTGGCCGCGGTCGCCGCCGCCCACCGGACGCCGCACCGGTCAGCCCTCCTCGTACGGGCCGGCCGGATCGAACGGGCCCGCGCCGCCGGACGGGGACGGGGCGCCCCGCCGGACGCCGAACCGCCCGGTGCCCGCCGCTGCCGGGTCCGGGCCCGTGCCGGGGCCGGAGCCCTGCGCCGCACCCGCCGTTATGGCCTTGCGCCTGCGCCCGGTCAGCGTCGGGCGCGTGCGGTGGCCGCCCCACCCCTGGCGGGCGGCCGGCGCGTCGACCAGGCCCAGTTCGCCGGCGAGCGTCCACAGCGCCTGCTTGACCGTCGAGCGGCCGTCGAGGTCCTGCATCCGGCCGGCGTCGACACAGGGCTGGAGTTCCTTGAAGGCGGCCGGGACCGTGGTCCTGGCGACCTGGGTGCCGGTGGCCTTGGCGACCAGCGGCGGCTGGATCTCGGTGTTGCGGGTGAGGCGGTTGAGGACCGTGACGGTGTCCTCGGCCTTGCGGATCTGGAGCCGGTCCCACAGCCGCACCTGCCGCTTGGCGGCCCGTACGCAGACCACGTCCGGGGTCGTCACCAGCAGGGCCAGGTCGGCGAGTTCGACGGCCGCGGCGTTGGCGGACTGCATCTGGGAGCCGCAGTCGACGATCACCACTTCGTAGCGGGAGCGCAGCGCGGTGACGATCTGGCGGGCCGCCCGGTCGTCGACCTCCTCGCCGCGCTCGCCCTCCTCGGGGGCGAGCAGCAGCCCGAGCCCGGTGTGGTGGTCGTGGACCGCGTCCTGGAGCACCCGTACGGAGATGTCCTGGATCCCGGCCAGGTCGACGACCGAGCGGCGGAACTGGACGTCCAGATAGGAGCCGACGTCGCCGGACTGGAGGTCCAGGTCGACCAGCGCGACGCTGCGGCCCGCGGCCCGTGCGGCGAGCGCCAGCTGGACGGCGGCGACGGTGGTGCCGACCCCGCCCTTGGCGCCGGTCACGGTCACCAGCGTGCCGGCCGGCCCCGGAACGGCGTCCGGGCCGCCGCCCAGGTGGACGCGGACCCCGGCCGCCCACTGGGCCGCGGCCTGCACCCGGGCGGCCAACTCGTCGTAGCCGAGCGGAAGTCCGACGATGCCGCGGGCGCCCGCGTCCATCGCCGCGGAGAACAGCGCGGGCCCGGCGTCCGTGGTGATCAGCACGACGCCGACGGCGGGGAAGCGGAGCGCCACCTCGCGGATCAGCTCCAGAGCCGGCACCGGGCCGATCCGCTCGTGGACGAGGACGACCTCGGGCAGCGCCTCGACGCCGGACGGCACACCGGCGGGGGGCGGCCCCTGGCCGGCGGGCGGCGCGCCGGGGGCGGAACCGGCGGAACCGGCCAGCGCGTTGAGGAGCGCGGTGGAGTCGGCGACCGCGGGCGCCGGTTCGGCGTCCGGCAGCTGGCCGAGGAGCGCGGAGACGGCCCGCGCGGCGTCCGGGTCGCCGACTGCCGGGAGGATGCGGATGGTCACCTGTGCCTCCGGGTCACTTGTCGCCGTCGAGGGTGTAGGTGCGCTCGGCCGGCGGGACGGTGGCCTCGGTGCCGGGGGCGAGCAGGGCGAGCCGCACGTGGGACGCGAACGACTCGGCGTACGCGACCCGTTGGGCGTCCTCGGTGTCCAGCGCGAAGGTGATCGGGACGGCCTGGCCGGCCTGGCGGCCGCCGGCGGTGGTGTTGCCGGGGTCCTTGGCCTCCAGGGGCGTCAGCT
This window encodes:
- a CDS encoding TadE/TadG family type IV pilus assembly protein, producing MRRPVGGGDRGQVSVEFLGVLPLILLVLVLLWQFALVGYTYSLAADSADRGARAATATEGGGAGACRTAAEHELPRAWHDGAETDCRTEAGLWKATVRIRVPALFPGAGQFPWTVTGTAGAAKEARG
- a CDS encoding AAA family ATPase, which produces MTIRILPAVGDPDAARAVSALLGQLPDAEPAPAVADSTALLNALAGSAGSAPGAPPAGQGPPPAGVPSGVEALPEVVLVHERIGPVPALELIREVALRFPAVGVVLITTDAGPALFSAAMDAGARGIVGLPLGYDELAARVQAAAQWAAGVRVHLGGGPDAVPGPAGTLVTVTGAKGGVGTTVAAVQLALAARAAGRSVALVDLDLQSGDVGSYLDVQFRRSVVDLAGIQDISVRVLQDAVHDHHTGLGLLLAPEEGERGEEVDDRAARQIVTALRSRYEVVIVDCGSQMQSANAAAVELADLALLVTTPDVVCVRAAKRQVRLWDRLQIRKAEDTVTVLNRLTRNTEIQPPLVAKATGTQVARTTVPAAFKELQPCVDAGRMQDLDGRSTVKQALWTLAGELGLVDAPAARQGWGGHRTRPTLTGRRRKAITAGAAQGSGPGTGPDPAAAGTGRFGVRRGAPSPSGGAGPFDPAGPYEEG
- a CDS encoding pilus assembly protein TadG-related protein: MPGTLTRRRRRDAGQTLPIYIVAIGGLLFLALAFFAVGQAAATRNGAQTAADAAALAAGQKYREELGTSFLDALRNSTGDPTAWQDLLNGRGAPSAAACRSADWYAGRNDAAVSSCTPDSWPTSFAVTVKTLNAVGRSVIPGTEDEHAAARAKAIVEPRCTLGAPTPPPGTLPAPTPTPTPTGDGKGTGSAPIALTCDGKGWTLDPAHPRDLPAAADLFSVRLAQ
- a CDS encoding DUF192 domain-containing protein; the protein is MVRGEDGRGVLYGADVAVPVEVAASYRARTRGLLGRDGVAGALLLTPASGVHTFGMRFAIDVAYLGRDFTVLGVRTMRPGRLGRPRLRARHVLEAEAGAMARWGVRRGVRLRLAAEGG
- a CDS encoding prepilin peptidase; this encodes MSLTLMILAAAYGAAAGLLLPRPAHRMSVEPEDDWRAGCPAGHPITGALRGWLGTGRCPACRAPYGPGALPTAAAGALVCAALAAVAGARPELAAWLLTAPVAVLLAIVDWRVRRLPDVLTLPLAALLALALGLAAWYAGAPGPWLRALLAGAALAAGYLVLHLANPSGIGLGDVKLAIGLGVALGWYGWRTLITGGAAGILLGALYGAGLLLTRRSGRNTTMPFGPFMIIGAFCGLLLGAAAAR
- a CDS encoding TadE family protein; this translates as MARNSRIPARLSGPPARRRARSRGRDRGSASIEFLGVLPILLVLALAVIQLGLAAFAVQQAGTAARAAARTASMDRADREADPQDAGRAALTGWVADRASITVGGSGDTVQATATVQIPSIVPGTDFGSASRTATMPRPEGAAGASAQPPRTTTGAPPR
- a CDS encoding OmpA family protein, with translation MTASRTALTATAALLLTVALTAPAAHADPPGITEGTDAPVRIDPTNPNLRMVQGAKLAPPKVLNIKSVVETDDGSERRQDTNDNVTFALQAEVLFSKDSAELSPDALSRIGAIADEAKKQHATNLRVFGFTDNLGSAAHGLVLSKQRANAVQRELADDLGSSVTFQIRGYGEQYPIADNSTEEGRRKNRRVEVSFPRGTGS
- a CDS encoding DUF5936 domain-containing protein; the protein is MTLGTLLALALALSVAGICCGVALYRREARLPPDLALSLEVGSTRTTAVGSAVDRTGMRYAPLVLRLMGDKRVARVRRRIDLAGNPGGLTVDRYAARRAVYGALGFFGALVMFLRGQPLLGVLMVLFGLFWTEVGIWAAIRQRKDTIERTLPDFLDVLAVVVSAGLGFRQALDRVAEKYEGPWADELRITLRQMDMGVSRRAAFEELRKRNDSEQVAQFVTALQQGEELGSPIVETLIQIADDMRRTDAQNARRRAARAVPKATMVVTTFMVPATMILLIAGFFLGSGTNFGSLMGR
- a CDS encoding CpaF family protein, translated to MSLKARIVAPEPAGEARQDGHLVAVYRAKLLEEIDLAEMSSLAAVERRSRLERVLGHIISREGPVLSTAERAQLIRRVVDEALGLGVLEPLLEDASVTEIMVNGPDQVYVERSGRVELVPVRFASHEQLMQTIERIVSTVNRRVDESHPMVDARLPSGERVNVIIPPLALNGATLTIRRFPRAYTLAELIGIGTLDEQMLMLLAGLVRAKFNVVVSGATGAGKTTLLNALSGLIPDGERIITVEDAAELQLQQSHVIRLESRPPNVEGKGRITIRDLVRNSLRMRPDRIIVGEVRGGETLDMLQAMSTGHDGSLATVHANSAEDALMRLQTLASMSDVSIPFEALRDQINSAVDCIVQLTRHADGSRRISEIALLDSRGHEDYRIVTVGRFEAAPMGADRVVHGAFRYFPLPRRVAERLFMAGEPTPPAFGVAATDDQLATRKATT
- a CDS encoding membrane protein, yielding MAKRIVGNDDRGQTSIEYLGIIAVVVAIVLVLSTTDFGSQIANAIANKISDVVGI
- the mgrA gene encoding L-glyceraldehyde 3-phosphate reductase encodes the protein MTTGTDYRAAGSRYASMEYRRTGRSGLRLPAISLGLWHNFGDDRTLSSQRAILRRAFDLGVTHFDLANNYGPPPGSAELNFGKIFAQDFRGYRDEIILSTKAGYLMHPGPYGEWGSRKYLLSSLDASLKRMGVDYVDIFYSHRFDPDTPLEETMGALASAVQQGKALYVGVSSYNAEQTREAARLLRGMGVRPLIHQPSYSMINRWIEDDGLLDTLADEGMGCISFAPLAQGMLTDKYLNGIPEGSRASQGKSLDPNLLSDEVVRRLRGLDEIARRRGQSLAQLALNWVLRDERMTSALIGASSVAQLEANVAALDGPKITDDELAEIDAFARTTEGVNIWARRS
- a CDS encoding type II secretion system F family protein → MTGGNPLALLAIGATVLCGALAIAGVRTYASGRAQRQAIVDRLADEHRLPVTGRRRRFPSVDRTLRTTRFGRRLELRLTATGLDLTPGEFFVYMVTAVLVLWVVAQAVLAPFFGPIAALVAVWAAFAFLNWQRQKRIEKFINQLPELSRILANATQAGLALRTALGMAAEELEAPAGEELAKVADKLAVGHSVDEALGELAERLPSRELVVLVTTLVLANRAGGTVVGSLRNLTKTLEERKETRREVRTQLSQVVVTAYVVPLLGIGTLLLMNRIAPGAIDRMTSSFLGQLAVVAAFVLYGLGFFFIRRLSKIDV